The following coding sequences lie in one Silene latifolia isolate original U9 population chromosome 5, ASM4854445v1, whole genome shotgun sequence genomic window:
- the LOC141657243 gene encoding putative inactive purple acid phosphatase 16 — protein sequence MRNKGKNNNIILSLLLTLLVTLVTARSRTERNVKVRRGTPLKIALFADLHFGENAWTTWGPLQDFQSVNLMSYVLHLEKPEFVVYLGDVITANNIATANASRYWDMALSPTREKDIPWASVFGNHDDAIFEWPLEWFSGSGIPPLYCPSAISEKDCSFKGTSRLELMEHEIDSNKLSFSVKGPRKLWPSLSNYVIGITSSHDSKPPVAYLYFLDSGGGSYPEVISNSQAKWFNTTSQELNPDARIPEIIFWHIPSLAYNNVAPFGKIRHPCVGSINRERVSPQESEFGIMKALEARPSVQAVFVGHNHGLDWCCPYNKLWLCFARHTGYGGYGNWARGTRILEITEQPFSLVSWITMEDGSTHSRVVLSS from the exons ATGAGAAACAAAgggaaaaataataatataatcttGTCTTTACTCCTTACGTTACTCGTAACCTTGGTAACGGCTAGGTCTCGAACGGAGAGAAATGTTAAAGTGAGACGAGGGACACCGTTGAAGATAGCCTTGTTTGCAGACTTGCATTTTGGTGAGAACGCGTGGACTACTTGGGGCCCACTTCAAGATTTTCAATCCGTTAATCTTATGTCTTATGTTCTTCATCTTGAGAAACCAG AATTTGTAGTGTATTTGGGAGATGTGATCACAGCAAACAACATAGCAACTGCAAATGCAAGTCGGTATTGGGACATGGCTCTTTCGCCGACTAGAGAGAAGGATATACCTTGGGCTAGTGTCTTCGGAAATCATGATGATGCTATCTTTGAGTGGCCTTTGGAGTGGTTTTCAGGAAGTGGTATTCCTCCACTTTACTGCCCCTCTGCAATTTCAG AAAAGGATTGCAGCTTCAAGGGAACGTCACGTTTGGAGCTGATGGAGCATGAAATTGACAGTAACAAGTTGTCATTCTCTGTGAAAGGTCCCAGAAAGTTATGGCCTAGTTTATCAAATTATGTTATTGGCATAACATCATCACATGATTCAAAACCTCCAGTAGCTTACTTGTACTTTCTAGATTCCGGTGGCGGAAGCTATCCGGAAGTTATATCAAATTCACAGGCCAAATGGTTCAATACCACATCTCAGGAACTCAACCCTGATGCAAG GATACCTGAAATAATTTTCTGGCATATACCAAGCCTAGCTTATAATAACGTGGCTCCTTTTGGTAAAATAAGACATCCATGTGTGGGATCCATTAACAGAGAGAGGGTTTCTCCTCAAGAATCTGAGTTCGGGATCATGAAGGCCTTAGAAGCGCGGCCTTCAGTTCAG GCGGTTTTTGTAGGGCACAACCATGGACTGGACTGGTGCTGTCCATATAACAAGTTATGGCTTTGCTTTGCACGGCACACTGGCTATGGTGGCTATGGAAATTGGGCTAGAGGAACTAGGATTCTTGAGATTACCGAGCAACCATTCTCTCTCGTGTCGTGGATTACAATGGAAGATGGTTCCACACATAGTCGAGTCGTCTTGAGTTCCTGA